From one Gossypium hirsutum isolate 1008001.06 chromosome D08, Gossypium_hirsutum_v2.1, whole genome shotgun sequence genomic stretch:
- the LOC107936507 gene encoding probable inactive patatin-like protein 9 has product MELSKVTLEIFTKLEQKWLSHCEKSGKKVRILSIDGGGTTGIVAGAALIHLEDQIRLKTSDAHAHIADFFDLIAGTGVGAVLAAMISADDGTGHPLFSAREAVEFITQNNSELFKVNKLAGVLRRREKFSGKSMDKALKEMFKREDGTVLTLKDTCKPLLVPCFDLKSSAPFVFSRADASESPSFNFELWKVCRATSATPSLFKPFPLTSIDGKTSCSTVDGGLVMNNPTAAAVTHVLHNKRDFPSVNGVEDLLVLSIGNGPSCGRSKVHNNGECSTSSVVDIALDSVSETVDQMLANSFCWNRTDYVRIQANGVETENTVGPKTEAILKERGVESLPFGGKRLLTETNGERIECFVQRLVATGKSSLPPSPCKESAVSPLANGR; this is encoded by the exons ATGGAGCTGAGTAAGGTGACTTTGGAGATCTTCACGAAACTGGAGCAGAAATGGCTATCGCACTGTGAGAAAAGTGGTAAGAAGGTTCGAATCTTGAGCATTGACGGTGGTGGAACCACCGGCATTGTAGCTGGTGCTGCTCTTATCCACTTAGAAGACCAGATCCGTCTCAAAACCAGTGACGCACATGCTCATATTGCTGATTTCTTCGATTTGATCGCTGGCACTGGCGTCGGTGCTGTTCTTGCTGCCATGATCTCTGCCGACGATGGAACCGGTCATCCTCTTTTCAGTGCTAGGGAAGCTGTTGAGTTTATTACTCAAAATAACTCCGAGCTTTTCAAAGTTAATAAGCTCGCCGGAGTTCTTCGTCGTCGGGAAAAGTTCAGTGGTAAGAGCATGGATAAGGCACTGAAGGAAATGTTTAAGAGAGAAGACGGAACGGTTTTGACACTCAAGGACACGTGTAAGCCTCTACTTGTTCCTTGTTTTGACCTCAAGAGTTCTGCTCCTTTCGTTTTCTCACGCGCCGACGCTTCTGAATCACCGAGCTTCAACTTCGAGCTTTGGAAAGTGTGCCGCGCCACGTCAGCCACTCCTAGCCTCTTCAAACCTTTCCCGTTGACATCTATAGATGGCAAGACCTCATGCTCCACCGTTGACGGTGGTTTGGTCATGAACAACCCTACCGCCGCGGCGGTCACGCATGTTCTCCATAACAAGAGAGATTTCCCGTCGGTTAACGGCGTGGAGGATCTGCTGGTTTTGTCTATAGGCAACGGTCCGTCGTGCGGAAGGTCAAAGGTCCATAACAACGGTGAATGTTCAACTTCTTCCGTCGTCGACATTGCGCTTGACAGTGTCTCGGAGACGGTGGACCAGATGTTGGCGAACTCTTTCTGTTGGAACCGTACAGACTACGTTAGAATTCAG GCAAACGGAGTGGAGACTGAAAATACGGTGGGGCCGAAAACGGAGGCGATACTGAAGGAAAGAGGGGTTGAATCGTTACCGTTTGGCGGGAAACGGTTACTAACGGAGACTAACGGAGAGAGAATCGAGTGCTTTGTGCAACGCCTTGTTGCTACCGGCAAATCCAGCCTTCCTCCAAGTCCTTGCAAGGAATCAGCCGTTAGCCCACTTGCCAACGGCCGTTAG
- the LOC121219914 gene encoding fatty-acid-binding protein 1: protein MMMSLRFPFLFSQPTNLPGSGSSSQNNHRTTPRSRFSATFAAATAASIGAAAAAGVSVVSQNPNHPFFQHAANLLLPNSSSLLWASVSLADGSAPVVEPKSGVSFPAVLGSSLTLLGVGLRKKSILGLKNIDVYAFGVYANGDDVKKFLSEKYGNLSTFELKNSKDFNNDLMEADISMTVRLQIVYSKLSIKSIRSAYEETVGSRLQKFSGSDNKELLQRFTSQFKDEYKLPRGSLVELSKEPGYVLKTIIDGKEIGSIESKLLCRSILDLYIGEDPFDRRAKDDVDLNVASLLQQK from the exons ATGATGATGTCACTGAGGTTTCCTTTCTTGTTTTCTCAGCCTACTAACCTGCCTGGCAGTGGCAGTTCCTCTCAGAACAATCACCGGACCACCCCTCGCTCACGGTTCTCTGCCACATTTGCTGCCGCCACCGCCGCATCGATAGGAGCTGCAGCTGCCGCCGGCGTGTCTGTCGTCTCGCAGAACCCGAACCACCCGTTCTTCCAACACGCAGCGAATCTGCTCTTGCCGAATAGTTCTTCTCTCCTTTGGGCCTCGGTCTCTCTCGCCGATGGATCGGCTCCCGTCGTTGAACCGAAGAGTGGGGTTTCTTTCCCGGCGGTTCTGGGAAGTTCCCTTACACTCCTTGGTGTTGGGTTGAGGAAAAAAAGCATCCTGGGATTGAAGAACATCGATGTCTATGCATTCG GTGTTTATGCTAATGGGGATGATGTAAAGAAGTTTTTGAGTGAGAAATATGGGAATTTATCTACTTTTGAACTTAAAAACAGTAAAGATTTTAATAATGATCTTATGGAAGCTGATATATCCATGACTGTTAGACTTCAAATCGTCTACAGCAAATTGAGTATCAAATCCATACGAAGCGCTTACGAAGAAACAGTCGGAAGCAGACTCCAAAAGTTTAGTGGATCAGATAATAAAGAACTACTTCAAAG GTTCACTTCTCAATTCAAAGATGAATATAAACTACCAAGAGGATCTTTGGTAGAGCTCTCAAAGGAGCCAGGCTATGTACTTAAGACAATAA TTGATGGAAAAGAAATAGGAAGTATAGAGAGCAAACTCCTATGTAGATCAATATTGGATTTGTACATTGGTGAAGATCCATTTGATAGACGAGCCAAGGATGATGTTGATCTGAATGTTGCTTCTTTGTTACAACAAAAGTAG
- the LOC107936482 gene encoding N-terminal acetyltransferase B complex catalytic subunit NAA20, whose product MTTIRRFCCNDLLCFASVNLDHLTETFNMSFYMTYLARWPDYFQVAEGPGNRVMGYIMGKVEGQGESWHGHVTAVTIAPEYRRQQLAKKLMNFLEEISDKIDKAYFVDLFVRASNTPAIKMYEKLGYVIYRRVLRYYSGEEDGLDMRKALSRDVEKKSMIPLKRPIRPDELEYDSI is encoded by the exons ATGACGACGATACGCCGGTTTTGCTGCAACGACCTTCTCTGTTTTGCTTCCGTCAATCTCGACCATTTAACCGAAACC TTTAATATGTCATTCTACATGACGTATTTAGCTCGATGGCCCGATTATTTTCAAGTAGCTGAGGGCCCTGGCAATCGAGTGATGGGTTACA TTATGGGAAAAGTTGAGGGGCAAGGTGAGTCTTGGCACGGTCACGTAACAGCAGTCACCATTGCACCCGAATATCGCAGGCAGCAGCTTGCTAAGAAACTGATGAACTTTCTTGAAGAAATCAGTGATAAGAT TGACAAGGCATATTTTGTGGATCTTTTTGTGAGGGCTTCTAATACACCAGCTATAAAGATGTATGAAAAG CTCGGATACGTAATATACAGAAGGGTACTACGTTATTATTCCGGAGAGGAAGATGGGTTAG atatGAGGAAAGCATTATCGAGAGATGTCGAAAAGAAATCAATGATTCCCCTAAAACGGCCGATTAGACCTGATGAATTGGAGTATGATTCGATTTAG
- the LOC121219915 gene encoding pre-mRNA-splicing factor 18, protein MDLLKEELLKKRQSLAQETGGRRVFKRSEIEQKQIQKLREQEKRELEAKSRRQSNASSSAANDASAKSNPSASSTVSATATSAAGSSKSLTDERNIDDLDLPKQEVIRRLRFLKQPVTLFGEDDAARLDRLKYVLKAGLFEVDSDMTEGQTNDFLRDIAELRKRQKTGIVSERKRKDREEGGGGEDGDGGGGEEELSGDGGSSGVDMDKDLKRMKANFDELCGEDKILVFFKRLLNEWNQELDEMGEAEKRTAKGKSMVATFKQCARYLNPLFKFCRKKVLPDDIRQALLVVVECCMKRDYLAAMDQYIKLAIGNAPWPIGVTMVGIHERSAREKIYTNSVAHIMNDETTRKYLQSIKRLMTFCQRRYPTLPSKAVEFNSLANGSDLQSLLAEEKFSGGNSSEERHRLMPAPKEN, encoded by the exons ATGGATCTTCTCAAAGAAGAGCTTCTCAAGAAGCGGCAAAGCTTAGCTCAGGAAACCGGCGGCAGGCGCGTATTTAAACGCTCCGAGATTGAGCAGAAGCAAATCCAGAAGCTTCGCGAGCAAGAAAAACGCGAACTCGAAGCTAAATCTCGCCGTCAATCGAACGCCTCTTCCTCCGCTGCGAACGACGCTTCCGCTAAATCCAATCCTTCCGCTTCCAGTACTGTCTCCGCGACCGCGACTTCCGCCGCCGGTTCTTCCAAATCCCTCACCGATGAACGAAATATCGATGACCTCGACCTTCCGAAGCAAGAAGTCATTCGCCGACTTCGGTTCCTCAAACAGCCTGTCACTCTTTTTGGGGAAGACGATGCGGCTCGTCTCGACAGGTTGAAGTACGTCTTAAAAGCTGGACTTTTCGAAGTCGATAGCGATATGACCGAGGGTCAAACTAATGATTTCTTGAGAGACATAGCGGAGTTGCGGAAGCGGCAGAAGACGGGGATCGTGAGCGAGAGGAAGAGGAAGGATAGGGAGGAAGGTGGTGGAGGAGAGGACGGGGATGGAGGCGGCGGAGAAGAAGAGCTGAGTGGTGATGGTGGATCAAGCGGAGTCGATATGGACAAGGACTTGAAAAGAATGAAGGCGAATTTCGATGAGTTGTGTGGTGAAGATAAGATTCTGGTGTTTTTCAAGAGGTTGTTGAATGAGTGGAATCAAGAGCTGGATGAGATGGGCGAGGCTGAGAAAAGGACGGCGAAAGGCAAGTCCATGGTCGCCACGTTTAAGCAGTGCGCTCGTTATTTGAATCCCTTGTTCAAGTTTTGTAGGAAGAAG GTTCTTCCCGATGATATCCGTCAAGCATTATTGGTGGTGGTTGAGTGTTGCATGAAGCGGGACTACCTAGCCGCAATGGACCAGTACATTAAATTGGCTATCGGTAATGCACCCTGGCCAATTGGTGTCACTATGGTTGGTATCCACGAACGTTCAGCTCGTGAGAAGATCTACACCAACAGTGTTGCACACATAATGAATGACGAGACAACTCGGAAATACTTGCAATCAATCAAAAGATTGATGACCTTTTGTCAACGCCGTTACCCTACACTCCCATCTAAAGCAGTCGAGTTCAACAGCTTGGCCAACGGTAGTGACTTACAGTCACTGCTCGCAGAAGAGAAGTTTTCTGGGGGTAATTCTTCAGAGGAAAGGCATAGGTTAATGCCTGCTCCAAAGGAAAACTAG